The Dietzia sp. ANT_WB102 region CGCCCGCGGACAAGCCGCGATCGAGATCGCGGCGCCAGAGGTCACGCACGACCTCGGCGACCTTGTTCACGTCACCGGAAGCCAGCTTCTCGCCGTTGGCCTTGTAGCGGCGCGACCAGTTGGTCGGCTCTTCTGCGTGCTCGGTACGCAGAACCTCGAAAACCTTGTCGAGGCCCGCCTGGTCCACTACGTCGCGGACGCCCACGTACTCGGCGTTCTCGGCCGGTACCTTCACCGTGAGGTCGCCCTGCGACACCTTGAGGACGAGGTATTCCTTCTCGGTGCCCTTGACCGTCCGCATTTCGATCGCCTGGATGGTTGCGGCGCCGTGATGCGGGTAGACGACGGTGTCGCCGACCTTGAACTCCATGAGTGGCTTTCCCCTTTCGACTGCCCTATCTTAGCACGCCCTCAGGGCAGGCGTTTCCGTTTGCGCAGGTCAGCAACGTGAACGGGCCGACGAGGGATTCTCAAGGGTGCGAGAGGGCCACTCTGGCTCCGGTCCCGACCGGTGGTGGACTACGATGAGACCGGCCTGAGAGACGACCATCCCCGAGGAGCCTGACGTGACTTCACCGAACACCGGCCTGCGCCGCAGCGCGCTCGTAGTCCTGGCCGTGGGTGCCGCCCTCGGGGCGTCGGCCTGCAGCGCCGGCCAGGTCTCCCAGACGGCGAACCAGGTCGCAGCGGTCGACGGCGGGCGGGGTTCGGCGGGCGATCTGTATGTCAACGACCTACAGGTGGTCGTCCCCGAGAATGGTGGCGAGGCCCGAGTCGGGTTTGTGGCCTCCTACAGCGGATACGGCCTCGGCGCCGGGGTTTCCCTCGACCGGGTGGAAATCGACGGCAAGCCGGTCCAGATCGGTGAGACCCGGCCGATCGAACGCGGCTGCTCAATCGTCGTCGACCCACGTGAGGGCACCAAGCCGGCCCCCGTGGAGGGTGTCTGCGTCGAGCAGACCTCCGCGACCCTCCCCTCGGCCGACGATCTGAATATCGGCG contains the following coding sequences:
- a CDS encoding CarD family transcriptional regulator, which gives rise to MEFKVGDTVVYPHHGAATIQAIEMRTVKGTEKEYLVLKVSQGDLTVKVPAENAEYVGVRDVVDQAGLDKVFEVLRTEHAEEPTNWSRRYKANGEKLASGDVNKVAEVVRDLWRRDLDRGLSAGEKRMLAKARQVLVGELALAERSDEERADALLDEVLGSAAPA